In Pseudomonas sp. MM213, a genomic segment contains:
- a CDS encoding YfiR family protein, whose translation MKVAVWMTECVAGCKQAVLAGFLCLLSGFVFAQAQTPPGMADQRAKSVTQVVLGILSYARWPVEPAQLRLCIVGPTEYTDDLVKGTTQATGRPVTVRRLLADNPSIVSECDAVYIGKLTSEERSRLFASLSGHPVLSISESDDQCTVGSLFCLRVGDEQVSFEVNLDSVARSGVRIHPSVLQLSRRKPAAP comes from the coding sequence ATGAAGGTGGCTGTCTGGATGACAGAGTGCGTTGCTGGCTGCAAGCAGGCCGTACTTGCAGGCTTTCTCTGTTTGCTGAGCGGCTTCGTTTTCGCTCAAGCGCAAACACCACCAGGCATGGCCGACCAGCGCGCCAAATCGGTCACGCAGGTTGTACTTGGGATACTCAGCTATGCCCGCTGGCCAGTTGAGCCCGCACAACTTCGTTTGTGCATCGTCGGCCCTACCGAATACACCGACGACCTGGTCAAGGGCACCACCCAGGCCACCGGCCGACCCGTTACCGTGCGCCGCCTGCTGGCCGACAACCCATCCATTGTCAGTGAGTGCGACGCGGTGTACATCGGCAAACTGACCAGCGAAGAGCGCAGCCGGTTGTTCGCTTCGCTGAGCGGGCATCCGGTGTTGAGCATCAGCGAAAGCGACGATCAATGTACCGTCGGCAGTCTGTTCTGTTTGCGTGTCGGCGATGAACAAGTGTCCTTTGAGGTCAACCTCGATTCCGTCGCCCGCAGCGGCGTGCGAATTCACCCAAGTGTGCTGCAACTGTCCCGCCGTAAACCGGCGGCGCCATGA
- a CDS encoding diguanylate cyclase domain-containing protein, producing the protein MSLFKPGRRPTLRSVIGRGHLIVALVGVAMASISLTLLGVLALRVYADHNLHLIARSINYTVEAAVVFNDKAAATEALALIASTEEVADAQVLDLQGKLLARWQRPETGLFSDLEMQMAKAFLEEPISMPIIHQGQEIGSTLLIGHGGSLMRFLLSGLVGIVLCTAASAWVALYLARRQLRGITGPLRSLAFVAHAARSERAFDQRVPPADIAELDNLGNDFNALLDELESWQTHLQSENETLAHQASHDSLTGLPNRAFFEGRLIRALRNANKLNERVAVLFLDSDRFKEINDTFGHAAGDAVLVAVANRVRAQLREEDLVARLGGDEFAVLLTPLHKTEDAERIADKIIASMEVPIPLPGHTQVLTSLSIGIAVYPDHGATPGALLNAADAAMYQTKRFSRGAQHTSGSEHPVADVQTRS; encoded by the coding sequence ATGAGTCTATTCAAGCCGGGCAGACGTCCGACCTTGCGTTCGGTCATTGGCCGCGGTCATTTGATCGTCGCGCTGGTCGGCGTGGCCATGGCCAGCATCTCGCTGACGCTGCTCGGCGTCCTGGCGTTGCGGGTCTATGCCGACCACAACCTGCACCTGATCGCACGATCCATCAACTACACCGTGGAAGCTGCCGTGGTGTTCAACGACAAAGCCGCCGCCACTGAAGCGCTGGCGCTGATCGCCTCCACCGAAGAAGTGGCGGATGCCCAAGTGCTGGACTTGCAAGGCAAGTTGTTGGCGCGTTGGCAGCGGCCGGAAACCGGATTGTTCTCTGATCTCGAAATGCAGATGGCCAAAGCCTTTCTGGAAGAGCCCATCAGCATGCCGATCATCCATCAAGGTCAGGAAATCGGCAGCACTCTGCTGATCGGCCACGGCGGCAGCCTGATGCGCTTCTTGCTCAGCGGTCTGGTGGGCATCGTTCTGTGCACCGCCGCCAGTGCCTGGGTAGCGCTTTATCTGGCTCGCCGACAACTGCGCGGGATCACAGGGCCGCTGCGCAGTCTGGCGTTCGTGGCGCACGCCGCGCGCAGCGAACGTGCCTTCGACCAGCGTGTACCGCCTGCCGACATCGCCGAACTCGATAACCTGGGCAATGACTTCAATGCCCTGCTCGATGAACTCGAATCCTGGCAAACCCACCTGCAAAGCGAGAATGAAACCCTCGCCCACCAGGCCAGTCATGACAGCCTCACCGGGTTGCCGAACCGGGCGTTTTTCGAAGGCCGATTGATTCGTGCACTGCGCAACGCCAACAAGCTCAACGAGCGGGTAGCGGTGCTGTTTCTCGACAGTGACCGGTTCAAGGAAATCAACGACACCTTCGGTCACGCCGCTGGCGATGCAGTGTTGGTCGCAGTCGCCAATCGGGTTCGCGCGCAACTGCGCGAAGAGGATCTGGTGGCGCGTCTTGGGGGGGACGAGTTTGCTGTCCTGCTGACACCGCTGCACAAGACCGAAGACGCCGAGCGGATCGCCGATAAAATCATTGCCAGCATGGAAGTGCCGATCCCGTTGCCGGGTCATACTCAGGTTTTGACTTCTCTGAGCATCGGCATTGCCGTGTACCCGGATCATGGTGCTACACCGGGTGCTCTGCTCAATGCTGCCGATGCGGCCATGTACCAGACCAAACGCTTTTCCAGAGGTGCGCAGCACACGTCAGGGTCGGAGCACCCTGTCGCCGATGTTCAAACCAGGAGCTAA
- a CDS encoding OmpA family protein — protein MSVFSFNLRFLAIPLFMVLLALTGCQTAPQKGLSPAQVAVLQQQGFELTDEGWAFGLSGKVLFGSDVESLNPQSTEIVERIGKALLGVGIDRVRVDGHTDASGKETYNEQLSLRRSNSVGKVLIAVGMKEQNIQLRGFGSSEPVASNDNAAGRTENRRVSIVVSAD, from the coding sequence ATGTCCGTGTTCTCATTCAATCTGCGATTTCTTGCGATCCCCTTGTTCATGGTTTTGCTGGCACTGACCGGTTGCCAGACGGCACCACAAAAAGGTTTGAGTCCGGCACAGGTTGCAGTGCTGCAACAGCAAGGTTTCGAGTTGACCGACGAGGGCTGGGCGTTTGGCTTGTCCGGCAAAGTGTTGTTTGGCAGTGATGTCGAAAGCTTGAATCCGCAGAGCACCGAGATCGTCGAGCGCATTGGCAAGGCGTTGCTGGGTGTCGGGATCGATCGGGTGCGGGTTGATGGTCACACCGATGCGTCGGGCAAAGAGACCTACAACGAACAGCTGTCCCTGCGCCGCTCGAACAGCGTCGGCAAGGTTCTGATCGCGGTTGGCATGAAAGAGCAGAATATCCAGCTAAGGGGCTTTGGCAGCAGTGAACCGGTAGCCTCCAACGACAACGCGGCCGGTCGAACCGAAAACCGTCGGGTGTCGATTGTGGTGAGCGCCGATTGA
- a CDS encoding CatB-related O-acetyltransferase yields MEKIINYCRNHFWKKWLRQHKCKIAGGVSSLNAKTTLLVEENVSLGHVVVGTKRLSIGAHTYIRSGCVLSAVSSIGRFCSIGNDCYIGQDKNTHPSDWVSSHPFQFTRTKLSFEPEIVDVTIGDDVWIGHGAMIMEGVTVGTGAIIATRALVAHDVPPYAVVAGIPAKVIKYRHPPEVVAQLLESKWWECSVDFLLSLRLDDPRTSLPMIIESHKANRVVYKRLEVTRKGCQLASPL; encoded by the coding sequence ATGGAAAAAATAATAAATTACTGCCGCAACCACTTCTGGAAAAAATGGCTTCGCCAGCATAAATGCAAGATCGCTGGCGGGGTGTCATCGCTTAACGCCAAAACCACGTTGCTGGTGGAAGAGAATGTTTCGCTCGGTCATGTGGTTGTCGGCACCAAACGGTTGAGCATTGGTGCCCACACTTACATTCGAAGTGGTTGCGTGCTGTCCGCGGTGTCATCGATAGGACGGTTTTGTTCGATTGGAAATGACTGCTACATCGGGCAAGACAAAAATACCCACCCGTCCGATTGGGTCAGTTCGCACCCCTTCCAATTTACCCGTACAAAACTGTCCTTCGAACCAGAGATCGTTGATGTAACGATCGGCGACGACGTCTGGATCGGACATGGCGCCATGATCATGGAAGGTGTCACGGTGGGCACGGGTGCCATCATCGCCACCCGCGCACTGGTTGCCCACGATGTGCCGCCCTATGCAGTAGTCGCCGGGATTCCGGCGAAGGTCATCAAGTATCGGCACCCGCCAGAGGTTGTGGCGCAGTTGCTTGAGAGCAAATGGTGGGAATGTAGTGTCGATTTTCTTCTGAGCTTGCGTTTGGACGATCCCCGTACTTCCCTGCCAATGATTATCGAGTCACACAAGGCCAACCGGGTTGTTTACAAGCGGCTGGAAGTCACCCGCAAGGGCTGCCAATTGGCTAGCCCACTTTGA
- a CDS encoding LysR family transcriptional regulator, which translates to MQKNITSLGSLNWDDLKFFLEVARTRKASTAAKRLAVDYTTVSRRISSLEAALGTLLFEKSRTSGFVLTAEGQRLLGYAESIESTLHMACEQVSGSGVALSGHVRMGCTEGFGSFFITPQLSHFVDAYPAISVDILPLPHFISLSKREADIVIALERPEHGPYVCCKLCDYRLQLYATQDYLDKHPPIRRPADLGKHSFISYVDDLAFSSELLYLANVLPGASANLRSTSVIAQFVAAQQGRSLAILPCFLAAQDPRLLPVLPEEINITRQFWMYCREDLRKLKRITLLWDYIREVTELNRPLLLGETRELRFTD; encoded by the coding sequence ATGCAAAAAAACATCACGTCTTTAGGTTCGCTGAACTGGGATGACCTCAAGTTTTTCCTCGAAGTGGCCCGCACCCGCAAGGCCAGCACCGCGGCCAAGCGCCTGGCGGTGGACTACACCACGGTGTCGCGGCGTATCAGCTCGCTGGAAGCGGCATTGGGTACATTGTTGTTCGAGAAGTCCCGGACCAGCGGTTTTGTCCTGACCGCTGAGGGTCAGCGTTTACTGGGTTACGCCGAGTCGATCGAGAGCACGCTGCACATGGCGTGCGAACAGGTTTCCGGTTCCGGCGTGGCGCTGTCCGGTCATGTGCGGATGGGTTGCACCGAAGGTTTCGGCAGCTTTTTCATCACCCCGCAACTGAGCCATTTCGTCGACGCCTACCCGGCGATCTCGGTGGACATCCTGCCGCTGCCGCACTTCATCAGCCTGTCCAAACGCGAAGCGGACATCGTCATCGCCCTGGAACGTCCGGAGCATGGCCCGTACGTCTGCTGCAAACTCTGCGACTACCGGTTGCAGCTGTACGCGACCCAGGACTATCTGGACAAACACCCACCGATCCGGCGCCCGGCGGACTTGGGCAAGCATTCATTTATCAGTTATGTCGACGACCTGGCCTTCAGTTCGGAGCTGCTGTACCTGGCGAACGTGCTGCCCGGCGCCAGCGCCAACTTGCGCAGCACCAGCGTGATTGCGCAGTTCGTGGCAGCGCAGCAAGGGCGTTCGCTGGCGATCCTGCCGTGCTTCCTCGCGGCTCAGGATCCGCGGTTGCTGCCGGTGTTGCCGGAGGAAATCAACATCACCCGGCAGTTCTGGATGTACTGCCGCGAGGACCTGCGCAAGCTCAAGCGGATTACCCTGTTGTGGGATTACATCCGCGAAGTGACCGAGCTAAACCGCCCGTTATTACTGGGCGAAACGCGGGAGCTACGGTTTACGGACTGA
- a CDS encoding CoA-acylating methylmalonate-semialdehyde dehydrogenase, translating to MNASLTPNETTVQNVKLLIDGEWVESQTTEWHDIVNPATQQVLAKVPFATASEVDAAISAAHRAFQTWKLTPIGARMRIMLKLQALIREHSKRIAVVLSNEQGKTIADAEGDIFRGLEVVEHACSIGSLQMGEFAENVAGGVDTYTLRQPIGVCAGITPFNFPAMIPLWMFPMAIACGNTFVLKPSEQDPMSTMLLVELAIEAGVPAGVLNVVHGGKDVVDALCTHKDIKAVSFVGSTAVGTHVYDLAGKHGKRVQSMMGAKNHAVVLPDANREQALNALVGAGFGAAGQRCMATSVVVLVGAAKQWLPDLKALAQKLKVNAGSEPGTDVGPVISKRAKARILDLIESGIKEGAKLELDGRDITVPGYEKGNFVGPTLFSGVTPEMQIYTQEIFGPVLVVLEVNTLDEAIALVNANPFGNGTGLFTQSGAAARKFQNEIDVGQVGINIPIPVPVPFFSFTGSRGSKLGDLGPYGKQVVQFYTQTKTVTSRWFDDDSVNDGVNTTINLR from the coding sequence ATGAACGCATCGCTCACGCCCAACGAAACCACTGTCCAGAACGTCAAACTGTTGATCGACGGCGAGTGGGTCGAGTCCCAGACCACTGAGTGGCACGACATCGTCAACCCGGCGACTCAGCAAGTACTGGCCAAGGTTCCGTTTGCCACCGCCTCGGAAGTCGACGCCGCGATCAGCGCCGCCCATCGCGCCTTCCAGACCTGGAAGCTGACGCCGATCGGCGCCCGCATGCGCATCATGCTCAAGCTCCAGGCGTTGATTCGCGAACACTCCAAGCGTATCGCCGTGGTGCTCAGCAACGAGCAGGGCAAGACCATTGCCGACGCTGAAGGCGATATTTTCCGAGGCCTGGAAGTCGTCGAACACGCGTGCTCCATCGGCAGCCTGCAAATGGGCGAGTTCGCCGAGAACGTCGCGGGCGGCGTCGATACCTACACCCTGCGCCAGCCAATCGGCGTCTGCGCCGGCATCACCCCGTTCAACTTCCCTGCGATGATTCCGCTGTGGATGTTCCCGATGGCCATCGCCTGCGGCAACACCTTCGTGCTCAAACCGTCCGAACAGGACCCGATGTCGACCATGCTGCTGGTGGAACTGGCCATCGAGGCGGGCGTTCCGGCGGGCGTGCTTAACGTGGTTCATGGCGGCAAGGACGTGGTGGACGCGCTCTGCACCCACAAAGACATCAAGGCGGTTTCCTTCGTCGGTTCGACTGCCGTCGGTACTCACGTTTATGACTTGGCCGGTAAGCACGGCAAGCGCGTGCAATCGATGATGGGCGCGAAAAACCACGCCGTGGTGCTGCCGGATGCCAACCGCGAACAAGCGCTGAATGCGCTGGTCGGTGCCGGTTTCGGTGCGGCCGGTCAACGCTGCATGGCAACGTCGGTGGTGGTGTTGGTCGGCGCGGCCAAGCAATGGCTGCCGGATCTGAAAGCGCTGGCGCAGAAACTCAAGGTCAACGCTGGCAGCGAGCCGGGCACGGACGTTGGTCCGGTGATCTCCAAGCGTGCCAAAGCGCGGATTCTGGATCTGATCGAAAGCGGCATCAAGGAAGGCGCCAAGCTTGAGCTGGATGGTCGTGACATCACGGTTCCCGGCTACGAGAAGGGCAACTTTGTCGGTCCGACCCTGTTCTCTGGCGTGACCCCCGAGATGCAGATCTACACCCAGGAAATCTTCGGCCCCGTGCTGGTGGTGCTGGAAGTGAATACGCTCGACGAGGCCATCGCCCTGGTCAACGCCAACCCGTTCGGCAACGGCACGGGCCTGTTCACCCAAAGCGGTGCGGCGGCGCGCAAATTCCAGAACGAAATCGACGTGGGTCAGGTCGGCATCAACATTCCGATTCCGGTGCCGGTCCCGTTCTTCAGCTTCACCGGTTCGCGCGGTTCCAAGCTCGGCGACCTCGGCCCGTATGGCAAGCAAGTGGTGCAGTTCTACACTCAGACCAAGACCGTCACCAGTCGCTGGTTCGATGACGACAGCGTCAACGACGGTGTGAACACCACCATCAACTTGCGTTAA
- the mmsB gene encoding 3-hydroxyisobutyrate dehydrogenase, which produces MKIAFIGLGNMGAPMARNLIKAGHALRLVDLNKTILAELEQLGGSISATAREAAQGAELVITMLPAAVHVRSVWLGEDGVLAGIAKGVPAVDCSTIDPQTARDVAAAAAKQGVAMADAPVSGGTGGAAAGTLTFMVGATPELFATLQPVLAQMGRNIVHCGEVGTGQIAKICNNLLLAISMVGVSEAMALGDALGIDTGVLAGIINSSTGRCWSSEMYNPWPGIVETAPASRGYTGGFGAELMLKDLGLATEAARQAHQPVVLGAVAQQLYQAMSQRGEGGKDFSAIINSYRKPQ; this is translated from the coding sequence ATGAAAATCGCTTTTATCGGTCTCGGCAACATGGGCGCGCCGATGGCGCGCAACCTGATCAAGGCTGGCCACGCGCTGCGACTGGTTGATTTGAACAAAACCATTCTGGCCGAACTGGAGCAACTGGGCGGCAGCATCAGCGCGACGGCTCGTGAAGCGGCTCAAGGCGCAGAACTGGTGATCACCATGCTGCCCGCCGCTGTGCATGTGCGCAGCGTGTGGCTGGGTGAAGACGGCGTGCTGGCGGGGATCGCCAAAGGCGTACCAGCCGTGGATTGCAGCACCATCGATCCGCAAACGGCGCGAGATGTAGCGGCGGCCGCGGCCAAGCAAGGCGTGGCCATGGCCGATGCGCCGGTGTCGGGTGGCACTGGTGGTGCAGCGGCCGGGACCCTGACCTTCATGGTCGGCGCCACGCCTGAACTGTTCGCCACCCTGCAACCGGTGCTGGCGCAGATGGGTCGCAACATCGTCCATTGCGGCGAGGTCGGCACCGGGCAAATCGCCAAAATCTGCAACAACCTGCTGTTGGCGATCTCCATGGTTGGTGTCAGCGAAGCCATGGCGCTGGGTGATGCACTGGGGATCGACACTGGCGTGCTGGCCGGGATCATCAACAGTTCCACGGGACGTTGCTGGAGTTCGGAGATGTACAACCCGTGGCCGGGCATCGTCGAAACGGCACCTGCGTCGCGAGGTTATACCGGTGGTTTTGGTGCCGAGCTGATGCTCAAGGATCTGGGACTTGCCACGGAAGCGGCACGTCAGGCGCACCAACCGGTGGTGCTTGGCGCGGTGGCCCAGCAGTTGTATCAGGCGATGAGCCAGCGTGGGGAAGGGGGTAAAGACTTCTCGGCGATCATCAACAGCTATCGCAAACCGCAATAA
- a CDS encoding cupin domain-containing protein, whose translation MSAPITVLRDTHPLPVLDACKWEKLEGDPHTVNLNAYTSEDGSKIMGTWICTPGKWYVEYVKWEYCDFREGYCIITPEGKEPIHLRAGDIFVIEPGMKGTWEVVETVRKYFVFA comes from the coding sequence ATGTCCGCACCGATTACCGTTCTTCGCGACACCCACCCGCTGCCAGTGCTCGACGCCTGCAAATGGGAAAAACTCGAAGGCGATCCGCACACCGTCAACCTCAACGCCTACACCAGCGAAGACGGCAGCAAGATCATGGGCACCTGGATCTGCACGCCGGGCAAGTGGTATGTGGAATACGTGAAGTGGGAATACTGCGATTTCCGCGAGGGTTACTGCATCATCACCCCGGAAGGAAAGGAGCCGATTCATCTGCGTGCCGGTGATATTTTCGTCATCGAGCCGGGGATGAAAGGCACGTGGGAAGTGGTTGAAACCGTGCGCAAGTATTTCGTGTTTGCCTGA
- a CDS encoding amino acid permease produces MADEILQQATLKRGLKNRHIQLIALGGAIGTGLFLGSAGVLKSAGPSMILGYAIAGFIAFLIMRQLGEMIVEEPVAGSFSHFAHNYWGGFAGFLSGWNYWVLYVLVGMAELTAVGKYVQFWWPEVPTWVSAAVFFVLVNLINTLNVKVFGEMEFWFAIIKVVAIIGMILLGCYMLFSGTGGPQASVSNLWSHGGFFPNGTNGLLMAMAFIMFSFGGLELVGITAAEASEPRKVIPKAINQVVYRVLIFYVGALTVLLSLYPWDQLLQTLGASGDAYSGSPFVQIFALIGSDTAAQILNFVVLTAALSVYNSGVYCNSRMLYGLAEQGDAPKVLMKLNKQGVPLLALGVSALITMLAVLVNYVAPHEALELLFALVVASLMINWALISLTHLKFRKAMVQRGIVPGFKAFWSPYTNYLCLAFMAVIICVIWMIPPVRASVYAMPVWVLLIYGCYRLRMARHRKLSVTQ; encoded by the coding sequence ATGGCGGATGAAATCTTGCAACAGGCAACGCTCAAGCGGGGGTTGAAAAATCGGCACATTCAACTGATCGCATTGGGCGGCGCCATTGGTACGGGGCTGTTCCTGGGCTCCGCCGGAGTGCTCAAGTCCGCCGGACCGTCGATGATCCTCGGCTATGCGATTGCCGGTTTCATCGCGTTCCTGATCATGCGCCAACTGGGCGAAATGATTGTCGAGGAACCCGTGGCCGGCTCGTTCAGCCACTTCGCGCACAACTACTGGGGCGGCTTTGCCGGTTTCCTGTCCGGCTGGAACTACTGGGTCCTGTATGTGCTGGTGGGCATGGCCGAGCTGACAGCCGTCGGCAAGTACGTGCAGTTCTGGTGGCCGGAGGTGCCGACCTGGGTCAGCGCGGCGGTGTTCTTTGTGCTGGTCAACCTGATCAATACGCTGAACGTCAAAGTGTTCGGCGAGATGGAGTTCTGGTTCGCGATCATCAAGGTCGTGGCCATCATCGGCATGATCCTCCTGGGCTGCTACATGCTGTTCAGCGGCACCGGCGGCCCGCAAGCATCGGTGAGCAACCTGTGGAGCCACGGCGGTTTCTTCCCCAATGGCACCAACGGTTTGCTGATGGCGATGGCGTTCATCATGTTCTCCTTCGGCGGCCTGGAACTGGTCGGCATCACCGCCGCTGAAGCCAGCGAACCGCGCAAGGTCATTCCCAAGGCCATCAACCAGGTGGTTTATCGGGTGCTGATCTTCTACGTCGGCGCACTCACCGTGTTGCTGTCGCTTTACCCGTGGGACCAACTGCTGCAGACACTGGGCGCCTCGGGCGATGCCTACAGCGGCAGTCCGTTCGTGCAGATTTTCGCCCTGATCGGCAGCGACACCGCCGCGCAGATCCTCAACTTCGTGGTGCTCACCGCCGCCCTCTCTGTCTACAACAGCGGCGTGTACTGCAACAGCCGCATGCTCTACGGCCTGGCTGAACAAGGCGACGCGCCCAAAGTGCTGATGAAGTTGAACAAGCAAGGCGTGCCCTTGCTGGCACTGGGCGTTTCGGCGTTGATCACGATGCTCGCGGTGCTGGTCAACTACGTCGCGCCGCACGAAGCGCTTGAGTTGTTGTTTGCCCTGGTGGTCGCGTCCTTGATGATCAACTGGGCGCTGATCAGCCTCACGCATTTGAAGTTCCGCAAGGCCATGGTCCAGCGCGGCATCGTGCCAGGCTTCAAGGCGTTCTGGTCGCCGTACACCAACTACCTGTGCCTGGCGTTCATGGCCGTGATCATCTGCGTTATCTGGATGATCCCGCCGGTGCGCGCCTCGGTGTACGCCATGCCGGTGTGGGTGTTGCTCATCTACGGTTGCTATCGGTTGCGCATGGCCAGGCACCGAAAGCTGTCAGTGACTCAGTAA
- a CDS encoding LysR substrate-binding domain-containing protein: protein MHFDLTDLRLYLNILDTGNITAGAARSHLSLAAASARIRAMEASLGIDFLERGRRGVTPTSAGKALAQHARLLLQHADRMQQDLAEYAKGVKGQVRLLCNTTAITEYLPEVLADFLCRHPNLDIDLQELPSLRIVHALHQGAADLGIVSDAVDTHALETQPFRDDPLVLIMPLGHPLADGATPSFSETLHHDYVGLSANSALAVYLEEQALHAGMRMQIRIRAEGFDGVIRMVARGAGLAIVPLAAIERRAVDQPFKHVALQEAWAQRKLLLCAPSFAGLPGYARALLDALCAANRAGSL from the coding sequence ATGCACTTCGACCTCACCGACCTGCGCCTCTACCTGAACATCCTCGACACCGGCAACATCACCGCCGGCGCCGCGCGCAGCCATTTATCCCTGGCGGCGGCAAGCGCGCGAATCCGTGCGATGGAGGCTTCGCTCGGCATCGACTTTCTGGAACGCGGTCGTCGCGGCGTCACCCCCACGTCCGCCGGAAAAGCCCTCGCGCAACACGCCCGACTACTACTGCAACACGCCGACCGCATGCAGCAGGACCTGGCCGAATACGCCAAAGGCGTCAAAGGTCAGGTGCGTTTGTTATGCAACACCACGGCAATCACCGAGTACCTGCCGGAAGTGCTGGCGGACTTCCTCTGCCGCCATCCCAACCTCGACATTGATCTGCAGGAATTGCCGAGCCTGCGCATCGTCCATGCATTGCATCAGGGTGCGGCGGACCTTGGCATCGTCTCCGACGCCGTCGACACCCACGCCCTCGAAACCCAGCCCTTTCGCGACGATCCGCTGGTGCTGATCATGCCACTCGGACATCCATTGGCTGACGGCGCAACACCGAGCTTTAGCGAGACGCTGCATCACGATTACGTCGGCCTGAGCGCCAACAGCGCACTGGCGGTGTACCTCGAAGAACAGGCGCTGCACGCGGGCATGCGCATGCAAATCCGCATCCGTGCGGAAGGCTTCGACGGGGTGATTCGCATGGTCGCTCGCGGCGCCGGGCTGGCGATTGTGCCGCTGGCGGCGATCGAGCGCCGGGCCGTCGATCAACCGTTCAAGCACGTTGCCCTGCAGGAAGCCTGGGCGCAGCGCAAACTGCTGCTGTGCGCCCCCTCGTTTGCTGGCCTGCCCGGTTACGCCAGAGCCCTGCTCGACGCGTTGTGCGCTGCAAACCGGGCCGGGAGCCTTTGA
- a CDS encoding sulfite exporter TauE/SafE family protein yields the protein MNTLATFYQNLGLVLSLLVIATFLLAGMIKGVIGLGLPTIAMGLLGLAMAPSQAAALLIIPATLTNVWQLAFGGHLHGLVRRLWPMLLAIFIGTGAGTVWIGMAGGHWVVRGLGAALLLYALSGLFLPTLRVSRQTERWLGPLCGVLTGVITSATGVFVIPAVPYLQALGLNKDELVQALGLSFTVSTLALAAGLLWRGALGGGELSASLLALIPAVLGMLLGQWLRQRISAVLFKRVFFIGLGVLGGHLLISG from the coding sequence ATGAATACACTCGCCACGTTCTACCAAAACCTTGGTCTGGTCCTTTCTCTGCTGGTCATCGCCACCTTCCTCCTGGCCGGCATGATCAAAGGCGTGATCGGCCTCGGCCTGCCAACCATCGCCATGGGGCTGCTCGGTCTGGCTATGGCGCCGTCGCAGGCTGCCGCGCTGCTGATCATTCCGGCGACCCTGACTAACGTCTGGCAACTGGCATTCGGCGGGCATTTGCACGGGCTGGTCAGGCGGCTGTGGCCGATGCTGCTGGCAATCTTCATCGGCACCGGTGCCGGGACGGTCTGGATTGGCATGGCGGGTGGTCATTGGGTGGTGCGGGGGTTGGGCGCGGCATTGCTGCTCTATGCGTTGAGCGGTTTGTTCCTGCCGACTTTGCGCGTCAGCCGTCAGACCGAGCGCTGGCTCGGTCCACTGTGCGGCGTGCTGACCGGCGTCATCACTTCCGCCACCGGCGTCTTCGTGATTCCGGCGGTGCCGTATCTGCAAGCACTGGGTTTGAACAAGGATGAGCTGGTGCAGGCGCTGGGCCTGTCGTTCACCGTATCGACCCTCGCCCTCGCTGCCGGCCTGTTGTGGCGCGGGGCGCTGGGCGGTGGCGAATTGAGCGCGTCATTGCTGGCGCTGATCCCGGCGGTGCTCGGCATGTTGCTCGGGCAATGGCTGCGCCAGCGGATCAGCGCCGTGCTGTTCAAACGCGTGTTCTTCATCGGCCTCGGTGTGCTCGGCGGCCACTTGCTGATCAGCGGGTAG
- a CDS encoding putative quinol monooxygenase: MSEIQGFILHAKTRPEKSDAFEAFFRGYVEASRAEPGCIEYHMLRDKQDPTLFIFFEIWQSQAHLDVHSNLPHMKQFLEQRDEFLEQDFDIRAIEMLSPSSATR, encoded by the coding sequence ATGAGTGAAATACAAGGCTTCATCCTGCACGCCAAAACCCGCCCGGAAAAATCCGACGCCTTCGAAGCGTTCTTCCGCGGTTATGTGGAAGCGAGTCGTGCCGAGCCGGGCTGCATCGAGTACCACATGCTGCGCGACAAACAGGACCCGACGCTGTTTATCTTCTTCGAGATCTGGCAATCCCAGGCGCACCTCGACGTGCACTCGAACCTGCCGCACATGAAGCAGTTCCTCGAACAGCGCGACGAATTCCTGGAACAGGATTTCGATATCCGTGCCATCGAGATGCTCAGCCCGTCGTCCGCTACCCGCTGA